A window of Paraburkholderia bryophila contains these coding sequences:
- a CDS encoding LysR family transcriptional regulator — MNRSDISGVDLNLLKIFEALYEEGGASRAAIRLDMTQSAVSAALRRLRNLYSDQMFVRTGRGLTPTSRASELKPLVSEALDKFRQSLAIASPNPTDFSGRAVAIGMSDDFELAIGRKLMALMAKRAPGLRVIFRQTYSQIVTDALANQEMDLAITSGGFSLRGLSRQVLGKGRYACLVDPGSLRSGNATISLDDFANRDHILVSAGGVVGIVDEMLASVGRKRRVAASTTHFAGLPYLLKGSEAIATIPTHAAHAIAGMTGLLLLPCPLTLPEYPIEVGWRINALRDTAVAKVQTALAECFDPAHVKLA, encoded by the coding sequence ATGAACCGGAGTGATATCTCGGGCGTCGACCTGAACCTGCTGAAAATCTTCGAAGCGCTGTATGAGGAGGGCGGCGCGAGCCGGGCGGCCATTCGGCTGGATATGACGCAGTCGGCCGTCAGCGCGGCGCTCAGACGGCTCCGCAACCTCTATTCCGACCAGATGTTCGTGCGCACCGGCCGGGGGCTGACACCGACCTCCCGGGCCAGCGAGCTGAAACCGCTGGTGAGCGAGGCGCTCGATAAATTCCGCCAGAGTCTCGCGATCGCTTCGCCGAACCCGACGGATTTCTCCGGGCGAGCGGTGGCGATCGGCATGTCCGACGATTTCGAACTGGCCATCGGCCGGAAACTCATGGCGCTCATGGCGAAGCGCGCGCCGGGTCTGCGCGTGATCTTTCGCCAGACCTACAGCCAGATCGTCACGGACGCGCTGGCCAATCAGGAGATGGACCTCGCGATCACGTCGGGAGGCTTCTCGTTACGCGGCCTCAGTCGGCAGGTTCTGGGGAAAGGCCGCTACGCGTGCCTCGTCGACCCAGGCAGCCTGCGGAGCGGCAACGCCACGATTTCGCTCGATGACTTCGCGAACCGCGATCACATTCTGGTCTCGGCCGGCGGCGTGGTCGGGATAGTCGATGAGATGCTGGCGAGCGTCGGACGCAAACGCCGGGTGGCGGCATCGACCACGCATTTCGCGGGGCTTCCGTATCTGCTGAAGGGTAGCGAGGCGATTGCGACGATCCCGACGCATGCCGCACACGCTATCGCGGGCATGACGGGGCTTCTGCTGTTGCCCTGCCCGCTGACGCTGCCGGAGTATCCGATCGAGGTGGGGTGGCGAATCAATGCGCTACGCGACACGGCGGTCGCCAAAGTTCAAACCGCGCTGGCGGAATGCTTCGACCCGGCGCACGTCAAACTGGCATGA
- a CDS encoding fasciclin domain-containing protein codes for MNYKTMFAAVALSTAVSGAFAASDTVMVGGQAMYPSKDIVDNAVNSADHTTLVAAVKAAGLVDTLKSPGPFTVFAPTNEAFAALPAGTVDTLVKPENKAMLTSILTYHVISGRYDFRKLDAAIKAGGGKAELKTVNGEALTFTENGPHNIVVMDAGGHTADISTYDVTQSNGVIMVVDKVLMPK; via the coding sequence ATGAACTACAAGACTATGTTTGCCGCCGTTGCACTGTCGACTGCCGTATCGGGCGCCTTTGCCGCTAGCGATACGGTCATGGTGGGCGGTCAGGCGATGTATCCGAGCAAGGACATCGTCGATAACGCGGTCAACTCGGCGGATCACACCACGCTGGTTGCCGCGGTCAAAGCCGCAGGGCTGGTCGACACATTGAAGAGCCCGGGCCCGTTCACCGTATTCGCGCCGACGAATGAGGCTTTTGCGGCATTGCCCGCCGGGACGGTCGACACGCTCGTCAAGCCGGAAAACAAGGCGATGCTCACCAGCATCCTCACGTACCACGTGATTTCGGGGCGCTATGACTTCCGCAAACTCGACGCGGCGATCAAAGCCGGTGGCGGCAAGGCCGAGTTGAAAACGGTCAACGGCGAAGCGCTGACATTCACCGAGAACGGCCCGCACAACATCGTCGTGATGGATGCCGGCGGCCACACAGCGGACATTTCGACCTACGACGTGACCCAGAGCAACGGCGTGATCATGGTGGTCGACAAGGTACTGATGCCGAAGTGA
- a CDS encoding carbon-nitrogen hydrolase family protein yields the protein MSKSKVAALQIGSSPKGKQDTLENILAYEAEIRASGASVVVLPEALLGGYPKGEIFGTRLGYRLPEGREAFADYFRNAIDVPGPETDELAAFSTRCDASIVIGVIERSGNTLYCTALFFEPGAGLVAKHRKLMPTGTERLIWGQGDGSTLPVVESRAGRLGTAICWENHMPLLRTAMYAKGVQIWCAPTVDEREIWQCSMRHIAHEGRCFVISACQVQPSPKALGISVPDWDEDRRLINGGSVIVGPLGDVLAGPLLGETGLVVAEIDTDELIRARYDFDVVGHYSRPDVFSLSVDERQKRSVEFNDGHRGS from the coding sequence ATGTCCAAGTCGAAAGTCGCTGCGCTGCAAATCGGGTCGTCGCCCAAGGGTAAGCAGGACACCCTCGAGAACATCCTTGCCTATGAGGCCGAGATTCGGGCGTCGGGCGCGTCCGTGGTCGTGTTGCCCGAAGCGCTTCTGGGCGGTTACCCGAAAGGCGAGATTTTCGGCACGCGTCTCGGCTATCGCTTGCCCGAAGGACGCGAGGCGTTCGCCGATTACTTCCGCAACGCGATCGATGTCCCAGGCCCCGAGACCGACGAACTCGCCGCGTTCTCCACGCGATGTGACGCGTCCATCGTCATCGGCGTGATCGAGCGGTCCGGCAACACGTTGTACTGCACCGCGCTGTTCTTCGAGCCGGGCGCCGGACTGGTCGCGAAACACCGCAAGCTGATGCCGACCGGTACTGAGCGGCTGATCTGGGGGCAAGGCGATGGTTCGACGCTGCCCGTCGTCGAATCGCGCGCGGGGCGTCTTGGCACCGCGATCTGCTGGGAAAATCACATGCCGCTGCTGCGCACCGCGATGTACGCCAAAGGCGTGCAGATCTGGTGCGCGCCAACGGTCGACGAACGCGAGATCTGGCAATGCTCCATGCGCCACATCGCCCATGAGGGACGCTGTTTCGTCATCAGCGCATGCCAGGTCCAGCCGTCGCCCAAAGCGTTGGGAATCAGCGTGCCTGACTGGGATGAGGACCGTCGTTTGATCAATGGCGGCAGCGTGATCGTCGGGCCGCTCGGGGATGTTCTCGCCGGGCCGTTACTCGGCGAGACGGGTCTGGTCGTTGCGGAAATCGATACGGACGAACTGATTCGCGCGCGTTACGACTTCGACGTAGTGGGACATTACTCGCGACCGGATGTTTTTTCGCTCAGCGTCGATGAGCGGCAGAAACGATCGGTGGAGTTTAACGACGGGCATCGCGGGTCGTAA
- a CDS encoding lysophospholipid acyltransferase family protein: MRATFTKWLFIVYLLGSGTLYSMIILLLFPFVGRAGRYWLAKQWCRALVFVMRWLPGVSCSIEGLEHLPAGPAIILCRHESTWETLTFMALFPRRVSFVFKEDLLRIPFFGWVLRGLDMVSLNRGSARQAHQAVTQESAEKLAKGDVIVIFPEGTRVAHDAPLRLTSGGVRLACATGVPAVPVVLNAGKVWPAKGWPTGRGHIRVVVGPAFSSQDMSQQDLSRAVHEWMKNELQQL; encoded by the coding sequence ATGCGCGCAACTTTCACTAAATGGCTGTTCATTGTCTACCTGCTCGGTAGCGGGACGCTGTATTCAATGATCATCCTGCTGTTGTTTCCGTTCGTCGGACGGGCCGGGCGATACTGGCTCGCCAAACAATGGTGCCGTGCGCTGGTGTTCGTGATGCGTTGGCTGCCCGGCGTGTCATGTTCGATCGAAGGGCTTGAGCATCTTCCCGCAGGCCCCGCGATCATCTTGTGCCGTCATGAATCGACGTGGGAAACCCTCACGTTCATGGCGCTTTTTCCACGCCGCGTCAGTTTCGTTTTCAAGGAAGACCTACTGCGCATTCCGTTTTTCGGCTGGGTGCTGCGTGGCCTCGATATGGTCAGCCTGAACCGTGGCTCTGCACGTCAGGCGCATCAGGCGGTGACGCAGGAAAGCGCTGAGAAGCTGGCGAAGGGCGACGTCATCGTGATCTTTCCGGAAGGCACCCGTGTGGCACATGACGCGCCGTTGCGCCTGACCTCGGGCGGCGTTCGCCTCGCTTGCGCGACCGGCGTGCCGGCGGTTCCCGTGGTGCTGAATGCGGGCAAAGTGTGGCCGGCGAAAGGCTGGCCTACCGGGCGCGGACATATCCGCGTGGTGGTCGGGCCCGCGTTCTCATCGCAAGACATGTCGCAACAGGATTTGAGTCGCGCCGTTCACGAGTGGATGAAAAACGAACTGCAACAGCTGTGA
- a CDS encoding DOPA 4,5-dioxygenase family protein yields the protein MKLRDTSAIESWHAHIYFDASSRDAAWAFREVVEAHWNGKLQLGRFHERPVGPHPMWSYQLAFAPEQFTELVGWLTLNHGALDVFLHPNTGDSLSDHRDAAVWIGRSHELVLSALG from the coding sequence ATGAAACTTCGCGACACCTCAGCCATAGAGAGCTGGCACGCCCACATCTATTTCGACGCGAGCAGCCGCGACGCCGCGTGGGCCTTTCGCGAGGTAGTGGAAGCGCACTGGAACGGCAAGCTGCAATTGGGCCGCTTTCACGAGCGCCCGGTTGGGCCGCATCCTATGTGGTCGTACCAGCTCGCGTTCGCGCCCGAGCAATTCACGGAACTGGTGGGCTGGCTCACGCTGAATCACGGCGCGCTCGACGTGTTCCTGCACCCGAATACGGGCGATTCGTTAAGCGATCATCGCGACGCGGCGGTATGGATCGGCCGTTCGCATGAGTTGGTGCTGAGCGCGTTGGGGTAA
- a CDS encoding high-potential iron-sulfur protein has product MKTSRRQFLLRLSVGVGSSLVLSGVALADPANTLSETDPKAQAVGYKEDASKVDKAKYPAYAAGQNCGNCSLFQGKATDTYGGCTLFGDKQVAARGWCDSYSNM; this is encoded by the coding sequence ATGAAAACATCGCGCCGCCAATTTCTTTTGAGGCTCAGCGTGGGCGTCGGCTCATCGCTCGTTCTGTCGGGCGTGGCGTTGGCCGACCCCGCGAACACGCTCAGCGAAACCGATCCGAAGGCGCAAGCCGTCGGCTATAAAGAAGACGCTTCGAAGGTCGACAAGGCGAAATATCCCGCTTACGCGGCGGGACAAAATTGCGGCAACTGTTCGCTGTTTCAGGGCAAAGCCACCGATACCTACGGCGGTTGCACGTTGTTCGGCGACAAGCAGGTCGCCGCGCGCGGCTGGTGCGATTCGTATTCGAATATGTGA
- a CDS encoding sensor domain-containing protein, with protein sequence MVKPHPNRTHSGPSRRLDTTSFAGLALHRDLIGKAFTAIVVAFILSAIGLNTFLARRQTHEQENSVGTLHEWGRLKRDLDQVQQIMLDEHGELNTLIGTRAFYKRAPYHFPMATLLDLTNDARSGCRDRQDCLSRLDELDDLMRKLGEHSQALAIRVNERPGSVSLGDPELSEIDAYFYSVLEHVVDVRMEADATLDSVVSKSSSDSKWVSNALLVSGFTAAALLLVLLRWNARIARRLRAALRLADSARARYQRFFDEHPLPIWIYDNESLRLVAANGAAQRSFGYQEEELLDMSLEDVHPADEFGRLKTFFEASAGATFGETRAAGVWHYQTRAGEQRSMAVHHLNVAFEGRASTMAVMVDVTLELVARAELFESKQTLEYVLDHIPQGIAWKNAKHRYVGGNEIYARDAGLPSREALIGLSDHDLLWGTDANVAQDEDVRVMSGQLTRRHFERRSIAVNGSEVWISETKLPLKDQNGNIVGVLIAYDNITARRNAELVLRLQGRAIDASINGIVIAEVRPERNVVMFANAAFERITGYSSADVTGSDCDSLFHLTGDPQKWAEVRAALDHHTEANVTLSCFRKNGERFWNNVLVAPVRDEQGQVTHHVGVMSDVTALVEYQARLEHQAKYDVLTELPNRTLLDERLSEAIKRASDANSQVSVLFLDLDRFKEVNDSLGHRVGDTLLASVARRLQRLVRSTDLVARYGGDEFIIVAARASSEQLVPMLERLNAAMTEPFYVGERELYVEASIGVSTFPQDGADADTLIRNADAAMYLAKSRGRNGYQFYRPELNRAAAERLQLSTRLRRAAKTKSLQVAYQPQIDMVTGRIFGAEALLRWHDAELGVVSPAVFIPIAEETGLIQGIGEWVLRTACEQASQWRAQGLPPIRVSVNVSPVQLERSDLVGVVRAALHDSGCAADMLELEVTEGALMRNADDAARVLHDLRELGVKIAIDDFGTGYSSLSYLQRFSVDRIKIDKVFVQEIGRGTEYEALTLAVIAIAEALKFDVIAEGVETDVQRGFLVDHGCSEGQGFLYSAAVSGDAIAGMLRAAAAQADVRQQGEYAD encoded by the coding sequence ATGGTAAAGCCGCATCCCAACCGCACGCATAGCGGACCGTCGAGACGGCTCGACACCACCAGCTTTGCCGGGCTGGCATTGCATCGCGATCTCATCGGCAAGGCTTTTACGGCCATTGTCGTCGCGTTCATTCTCTCCGCGATCGGCCTGAATACCTTTCTGGCGCGCCGGCAGACGCACGAGCAGGAGAATTCCGTCGGCACGCTTCATGAGTGGGGCCGCCTGAAGCGCGACCTCGATCAGGTCCAGCAGATCATGCTGGACGAGCACGGCGAACTGAACACGCTAATCGGCACCCGCGCGTTTTATAAACGCGCGCCGTATCACTTTCCAATGGCGACGTTGCTCGATCTGACCAACGACGCCCGCTCCGGCTGCCGCGATCGTCAGGACTGCCTGTCACGGCTGGACGAACTCGACGATCTGATGCGCAAGCTCGGCGAACACAGCCAGGCGTTGGCGATACGCGTCAACGAACGGCCGGGCAGCGTTAGTCTCGGCGATCCTGAACTCAGCGAAATCGACGCGTATTTCTACAGCGTGCTCGAACATGTGGTCGATGTGCGGATGGAAGCGGACGCCACGCTCGATTCCGTCGTCAGCAAATCGTCGTCAGACTCGAAGTGGGTATCCAACGCGTTGTTGGTCAGCGGCTTCACGGCCGCGGCGTTGTTGCTGGTGCTGCTGCGCTGGAACGCCCGCATCGCGCGACGGCTGCGTGCCGCGCTGCGCCTCGCGGATTCCGCGCGCGCCCGTTATCAGCGTTTCTTCGACGAACATCCGTTGCCGATCTGGATCTACGACAACGAATCGCTCAGGCTCGTCGCGGCCAATGGCGCCGCGCAGCGAAGCTTCGGCTATCAGGAAGAAGAACTGCTCGACATGTCGCTTGAAGACGTCCATCCGGCGGATGAGTTCGGCCGCCTCAAGACGTTCTTCGAAGCAAGTGCCGGTGCAACTTTCGGCGAAACCCGCGCAGCCGGTGTGTGGCACTACCAGACCCGCGCCGGCGAGCAAAGGTCGATGGCCGTTCATCACCTGAACGTCGCGTTCGAAGGCCGCGCATCCACGATGGCCGTCATGGTGGACGTCACGCTCGAACTGGTGGCGCGCGCCGAACTGTTCGAATCGAAGCAGACGCTCGAATACGTGCTCGACCATATTCCGCAAGGCATCGCGTGGAAGAACGCGAAGCATCGCTATGTCGGCGGCAACGAGATTTACGCGCGCGACGCGGGCTTGCCGTCGCGCGAAGCGCTGATCGGGCTCAGCGATCACGATCTGCTGTGGGGCACCGACGCCAACGTCGCCCAGGACGAAGACGTCCGCGTCATGTCCGGCCAGTTGACCCGCCGCCATTTCGAACGCAGATCCATTGCGGTGAACGGCTCCGAAGTGTGGATTTCGGAAACCAAGCTGCCGCTCAAGGACCAGAACGGCAACATCGTCGGCGTACTGATCGCCTATGACAACATCACCGCGCGGCGCAATGCGGAACTCGTGCTGCGCCTGCAGGGCCGCGCCATCGACGCCAGTATCAACGGCATCGTGATCGCGGAAGTCCGCCCCGAGCGCAATGTCGTGATGTTCGCCAATGCGGCGTTCGAGCGCATTACCGGCTATTCATCCGCCGACGTGACCGGCTCGGATTGCGATTCGTTGTTCCACCTGACCGGCGATCCACAGAAATGGGCCGAGGTGCGCGCCGCGCTGGATCATCACACCGAGGCCAACGTCACGCTGTCGTGTTTCCGCAAGAACGGCGAGCGGTTCTGGAACAACGTGCTGGTGGCGCCGGTGCGCGACGAGCAGGGGCAGGTCACGCACCATGTGGGCGTCATGAGCGACGTCACTGCGCTCGTCGAATATCAGGCTCGTCTGGAACACCAGGCGAAATACGATGTATTGACGGAGCTGCCTAATCGCACGCTACTCGACGAGCGCCTGAGCGAAGCGATCAAACGCGCGTCGGACGCGAACAGTCAGGTCTCGGTCCTGTTCCTCGACCTCGATCGCTTCAAGGAGGTCAACGATTCGCTCGGCCACCGGGTGGGCGACACCTTGCTCGCCAGCGTGGCGAGACGGCTGCAACGGCTGGTGCGCTCCACCGATCTGGTGGCCCGCTACGGCGGCGACGAGTTCATTATCGTCGCCGCGCGCGCGAGCAGTGAGCAACTGGTGCCCATGCTCGAACGCCTGAACGCCGCGATGACGGAACCGTTCTACGTCGGTGAACGGGAGCTCTATGTGGAAGCCAGCATCGGCGTCAGCACCTTCCCGCAAGACGGCGCGGACGCCGACACCTTGATCCGAAATGCCGACGCGGCGATGTACCTCGCGAAGTCGCGCGGCCGCAATGGCTACCAGTTTTATCGGCCTGAACTGAATCGGGCGGCCGCCGAACGCCTGCAACTGTCGACGCGGCTGCGCCGCGCCGCGAAAACGAAGTCGTTGCAGGTCGCCTACCAGCCGCAAATCGACATGGTGACCGGACGCATCTTCGGCGCCGAAGCGCTGCTGCGTTGGCACGATGCGGAACTGGGCGTAGTCTCGCCCGCGGTGTTCATTCCGATCGCCGAAGAAACCGGCCTGATTCAAGGGATCGGCGAGTGGGTGTTGCGAACCGCCTGCGAGCAGGCGAGCCAATGGCGGGCGCAGGGGCTGCCGCCGATCCGCGTGTCGGTGAATGTCTCGCCGGTTCAACTGGAGCGCTCCGACCTGGTCGGCGTGGTGCGCGCCGCGTTGCACGACAGCGGCTGCGCCGCGGACATGCTCGAACTCGAAGTGACAGAAGGCGCGCTGATGCGCAACGCCGACGACGCCGCGCGCGTGCTGCACGATCTGCGCGAGCTCGGCGTGAAGATCGCGATCGACGACTTCGGCACCGGCTATTCCAGCCTGAGCTATCTGCAACGCTTCAGCGTGGACCGGATCAAGATCGACAAGGTGTTCGTCCAGGAGATCGGCCGAGGAACGGAATATGAAGCGCTGACGCTCGCGGTGATCGCGATTGCCGAAGCGCTGAAGTTCGATGTGATTGCCGAAGGCGTCGAAACGGATGTGCAGCGCGGCTTTCTGGTCGACCACGGTTGCAGCGAAGGACAGGGCTTTCTGTACAGCGCCGCGGTTTCGGGCGACGCTATCGCGGGTATGCTGCGCGCCGCGGCGGCACAGGCGGATGTTCGACAGCAAGGGGAGTATGCGGACTGA
- a CDS encoding GNAT family N-acetyltransferase yields the protein MSVQEPVLTLRPATHADEAFLLELRKATMTEHLTRAGEPLDDAAHRARLLYRYDAAQVICIDGAPAGLLKAYRTDTEWVVVQVQIAPVQQGRGIGERALQSVLRIAQTDALPVTLKVLKGNPAKRLYDRLGFEIDGEDEMQFYMRYAPRASAETEAE from the coding sequence ATGTCCGTTCAAGAACCCGTCCTCACCTTGCGTCCCGCGACACACGCCGACGAAGCCTTTCTACTCGAGCTGCGCAAAGCCACGATGACGGAGCATCTAACCCGCGCCGGCGAACCTTTGGACGACGCCGCCCATCGCGCGCGCCTGCTGTATCGCTACGACGCGGCGCAGGTGATTTGCATCGACGGCGCGCCGGCCGGCTTGCTGAAAGCGTATCGCACCGACACCGAGTGGGTCGTCGTGCAAGTTCAAATTGCGCCGGTGCAGCAAGGGCGCGGCATCGGCGAGCGCGCGCTGCAATCGGTTTTGCGGATTGCGCAGACTGATGCGCTGCCCGTCACGCTCAAGGTGCTCAAAGGCAATCCGGCGAAGCGCCTGTATGATCGTCTCGGCTTCGAGATCGACGGCGAAGATGAGATGCAGTTTTACATGCGATACGCGCCACGCGCGTCGGCGGAAACTGAAGCAGAATAA
- a CDS encoding DUF1488 family protein: protein MEIIELEPSVSADGRAVIFQLSTRGRDLECAVTCEALEQHFWLQRGAGEARILKTFADGRQRITAVAERKMLARPGEKVLLTISDFVARG from the coding sequence ATGGAGATTATCGAGCTTGAACCCAGCGTCTCGGCGGATGGACGCGCGGTGATTTTCCAGCTTTCGACGCGAGGCCGGGACCTCGAGTGCGCCGTCACATGTGAAGCGTTGGAGCAGCACTTCTGGCTGCAACGCGGCGCGGGTGAAGCGCGCATTCTGAAGACCTTCGCGGACGGCCGCCAACGCATTACCGCGGTCGCGGAAAGAAAGATGCTCGCGCGGCCGGGCGAAAAAGTCCTGCTGACCATCAGCGATTTCGTCGCGCGCGGCTGA